The sequence below is a genomic window from Tenacibaculum tangerinum.
ACTGTGATATGATTTCTTACGGAACAGGAACGCCCGTGCCAAAAGGATTTGATCAATATGAAATTATAAACATTATAAAGGGGTTAGTTGCCAGTAAAAAAGTAGTATGCTTAGAGTTTGTGGAAGTTAATCCGCTCTTAGATTTCAGGGGTAATAAGATGGCAGAAACAGCTTTTGAAGTGTTAGAAAAAGTAACGGAGAAAATAAAAATGATATAACGTTTTTTGCCAAACCTAACCAATAGGAAACTATTGAGTATACTTAACAACTAATAGCGTATACTTAATCATATAGAAAATGGATTTGTAAAGACTAGTTACCAATAGTCAAATGTCAACAAGCGAATTAACAAACGAAGAAAAACAACAATATAACCGTCACCTAATTCTCGATAAAATAGGAGAGGAGGGACAGTTGAAGTTAAAACAATCCAAAGTATTAGTCGTTGGTGCTGGTGGTTTGGGTTGTCCCGTGTTACAATATTTGGCAGCAGCAGGTGTGGGTACGATTGGAATTGTAGATGATGATGTAGTTAGTCAAAGTAATTTACAACGTCAGGTACTATATACGATTAGCGATATAGAAAAATCAAAAGCACATACAGCAGCAAAGCGTTTGTCAGAATTAAATCCGTTTGTTCAATTTTATGTGTACAACGAGAAGTTAACCCGTCACAATGCTATTTCTTTATTTGAGAAATACGATATCATTGTAGATGGAAGTGATAATTTCGCTACACGGTATTTAACGAACGATGCGGCAGTACTCACTCAAAAGCCGTTGGTGTATGGTGCTATTTTTAAGTTTGAAGGGCAGGTAAGTGTGTTCAATTATCAAAAAAGTGCCACCTATCGATGTTTATATCCAATCCCTCCCAAACCAGAGGAATCACCTAATTGCTCTCAAATAGGGGTTTTAGGAGTGTTACCTGGAATTATAGGAAGTTTACAAGCTAACGAAGCTATTAAGATTATTTGTGGAATAGGAGAGGTGTTAGCGAATAAATTATTGATGTACGATACGCTAAGTATGCGTCAAATGATCTTAAAATTTAAAAAAACTAAAAACGCTGAAGTTGCTGAGTTAAACAGCGATTATGACTTTTTCTGCGGAATAAAAACCGCTACTCACGAAATAACGTTCCAAGAACTACAAAACAATTTATCGTCTTATAATCTATTGGATATTCGTGAAGATTGGGAGCGAGAACAACATCATATTGGTGGGCAGCATATTCCGCTAGGAAACCTTTCAAAACGATTTCAAGAAGTAGATACAAGTAAACCTGTAGTGGTATATTGCAAATCAGGAGTACGTAGCCAACGAGCGATTGGTTTTTTAGAACAACAATTGAATAACACTACTTTTATCAATCTAAAAGGAGGGGTAAAATAACGTACAATCGAAGCGAAATACTGGATTTAAAAATTATCTTGAATCTAGTCATCAGGAGTTTTCACATCTTTTTTTTAAGGCTACATTCATCTTTTCAAACCCTTTTTCAGTATTCGTTAAATCAAAAATACCTACCAATATTCCCGTAAAAATTTCACTTTGAATAAAGGTAGTACTTCCATTCTCATTGTCTATCAACTCAAATTTGTGCTTGCCATCGAAAAGCCCTTTAACGAGGAGTTTTCCTTGCCATAAAAGAATTTTGTTTTCAGTGTAAGTTAGAATAGTAGGTTTAAAAGTCATTGTAGAAGAACCTTCTGGGCGAACCGTAATTTTAATCGTTTTACCAATGGCAAGTATTCCTTCTATTTTTGTGATAAACGGATTCCATTCAGGATACGAATGTATATTGGTTAACACGCTCCAAACTTTTTCGGGAGTTGCATTGATGTTAATTTGAGCACTGATTTTTTTAGTCATGATTTCTGTCTAGTTTTATAGGTTACACTCACAAGACAAAATTGACTAAATAAAAAGAAAACTTACTTGATATAAATCAAGAATTAGAAAGTTGGCGTTTACGTATTCTACTTAAAGTTTCAGGAGTCATTCCTAAAATAGAGGCGATGTATTGTAAAGGAACTTCATTAAATAACACTTTGTTTTGCTCAAAAAACAGTTGATATCGTTCTTCGGCAGTCATCGATAAGTGAGAGAAAACCCTATTTTCTAACATTGCAAAGCATTTGGCAATAAATTGTTTTTCAATGTCATTCCATTTCGGAAAGTCCTTGCACAACTGTGTGTAGCTTTCTTTAGTGAGGGTTAGCAGTTTTACATCGGTTAATGCTTGTATGTTCCAACGGT
It includes:
- a CDS encoding HesA/MoeB/ThiF family protein gives rise to the protein MSTSELTNEEKQQYNRHLILDKIGEEGQLKLKQSKVLVVGAGGLGCPVLQYLAAAGVGTIGIVDDDVVSQSNLQRQVLYTISDIEKSKAHTAAKRLSELNPFVQFYVYNEKLTRHNAISLFEKYDIIVDGSDNFATRYLTNDAAVLTQKPLVYGAIFKFEGQVSVFNYQKSATYRCLYPIPPKPEESPNCSQIGVLGVLPGIIGSLQANEAIKIICGIGEVLANKLLMYDTLSMRQMILKFKKTKNAEVAELNSDYDFFCGIKTATHEITFQELQNNLSSYNLLDIREDWEREQHHIGGQHIPLGNLSKRFQEVDTSKPVVVYCKSGVRSQRAIGFLEQQLNNTTFINLKGGVK
- a CDS encoding SRPBCC domain-containing protein, with the translated sequence MTKKISAQININATPEKVWSVLTNIHSYPEWNPFITKIEGILAIGKTIKITVRPEGSSTMTFKPTILTYTENKILLWQGKLLVKGLFDGKHKFELIDNENGSTTFIQSEIFTGILVGIFDLTNTEKGFEKMNVALKKRCENS
- a CDS encoding Crp/Fnr family transcriptional regulator — protein: MNNNFNTILQEYFGNLNPEELTILLSYFREETLCKDDFFTKTDSFCNRLSLVKSGLLRIYTFSDGKEITQWISTPNYFVTEISSFFFNQPNRWNIQALTDVKLLTLTKESYTQLCKDFPKWNDIEKQFIAKCFAMLENRVFSHLSMTAEERYQLFFEQNKVLFNEVPLQYIASILGMTPETLSRIRKRQLSNS